The Alphaproteobacteria bacterium genome segment CTCCGCGCCGCATATGGCGTCGAGGGTGCGCTTCAGTATCACCTCGGGGTTCCGAGCGTCGTAGCGCTGCGGCGACTCGGTGAAACGACGATCGAGGCTTTGCCGTGAGATCGCTCGGCTTTACGCTCTTTCTATCAACGACCGTTCATGCCGTCGCCGCGGTGGCGTTACTCGTCGGGTTCTCGAGTACAGGATCTCCCGATCATCCGAACATCATCGTTACCGATCTAATCTTCGAAGTCGAAGCCGCGTCGACTGAACCGGCGCCGGGCACCGAGATCGCCGCTGCGGCGTATGCCGCGACCGCTTTACCGGAATTGGAGCATCCGGAAGAGGTAAGCGGATCGGCGCCCACCGACCGGGCAAACGAATCGACCGATCCAACAACGCCATCTCCAGCCTCGGGGATTGCCACAAAAGGCGAGTCCGCACCGCCAATCCGTGAAGAATCCGACGGGGTGAGTGTTGGTAGCGAGCAAGATCACATGCCGTCGGACTTTAGAACCGCGGAACAACACCCGGTGGAAAAAGCTGCTGTGGCGACACCGATTTCTGCGGCGGACAGGAAGCCTAGTTGGACCGGGCACGCACCGCGAAACAAACCGATGCCACCACCGTCACAAGCCACGAGCGTCGCGACGCCACCGGTTGGGGACCCACCGGTAACTGCCGCTCAGGCACAGTCGGGCCCGACGACAGAAGATAACACGCCGTCGGTCACGCGCGGCGGACCGACAGCCATGCCTACGGCGATACAGCATGCATTGTCCCTGGCCGCCCTCCCCCCAAGCAGAGCGAGTGGTGTTGCCCCTACGGACGAGGTTGGCAGGGAACCGGCGCGGTATGCTGGGACGGCGCTCGGAAACCGCCCGCCGAAATACCCCTACGCGGCGCGGCGGACGGGCGCCGAAGGACGGGTTGTGATAGAGGTGTCGGTCGGGCGCAACGGCGGCGTTCTCAATGCGTCGGTCGCTGAATCCAGCGGCCACCGGCTTCTGGACCGGTCGGCCCTGGAGGCTGTGCGCAATTGGACGTTCATCCCTGCCCGGCGTAGCGGTCATCCGGTTGCGTCGACTATTGCGGTCCCGATCGTCTTTCTTCTCGCGAGCGAAACAACCTCCGCACGGGAATAGGCCGGGATAACACCGGCTTTACAGTGACGGTTGGTGCGGGCACCGCTAGTCTTGTGGCGGTCTATCTTCGGCGTCGGGAGCGAAAACGTGAAAGCAGGTTTGGGAGAAGCGGTCGTCCGGGCGGAAGACGATCGATTGTTGTGCGGACGCGGACGCTACACCGACGATCATGTTCTGCCCGGAGAGGCGCGCGCTGTCGTACTACGCTCGCCCCATGCCGCGGCCGAAATTCTCAGCATCGACACCGAACACGCAGTGGCGATACCCGGCGTTCTGTCGGTCCTGACGGGCGAAGACGTTGTGGCCGCCGGTCTGGGGTTTGCGGCGTCGATGGCCGATTACAAGCGCCCGGACGGCACGCCCATGTTCAAAGCGCCGCGCCGACCGCTCGTGGTCGACGGACGGGTACGGTTTGTAGGGGATCCGGTTGCCTTTGTTGTCGCGGAGACCTTGGAGATCGCTCGTGCTGCTGCGGAAGCTATCCAGGTCGACTATAAGCCGGTCGCGGCAGTAATCGATACGCTTGAGGCGCTAAATCCGGACGCCGTCGCGGTCTGGGAGGACTGTCCCGACAACGTCTCGTTCCGTTTCGAGGCGGGCGACCAGGCAGCTGTCGCGGCGGCCTTTGCCCGCGCGGACCATGTGACGCGACTCGATCTTATCGTTAACCGCGTGTCGGCAGCGCCGATGGAACCGCGCGCCGCGGTCGCTGCATTTGACCCTGTGGAAGAACGGTTGGTGCTCTACTGCGGCGTTCAAAATCCGCATATCACGCGCCGGGTCCTGGCGCGGCAGTTTCTCAATATCCCCGAGAGCCAGCTACGGGTGGTCAGTCCGGATATGGGCGGCGCGTTCGGTATGCGTTCTTCGCCTTACCCGGAGATGTCATTGGTGCTGCATGCGGCGCGGCTATTGCGCCGTCCGGTGCGATGGACGATCGAACGGTCCGAGGCATTTATCGCCGACGATCAAGCGCGGGACAATCGAACGCACGCCGAACTGGCCTTGGACAAAGACGGCACGTTTCTGGCGCTGCGCGTGCAAACCGTTGCCGCGCTCGGCGCGTATGTTTCAATGGGCGGCGCCGGGCCCGCGACATTGAACGTCGGCGGGCTAGCCGGGGTTTATCGCACACCGGCCATCCATGTCACGGTGACGGGCGCGCTGGCCAACACGCCCTCGACGGCGGCCTACCGGGGCGCGGGCCGCCCGGAGGCCTCCTATACGATAGAACGCCTGATCGATGCGGCTGCGCGGGAACTCGGCATCGACCGTGTTGACTTACGGCGGCGCAACACGATCAGCCCCGACGAAATGCCATTCAAGACGGGGCTCGTCTTTACCTACGATTGCGGCGAATTCGAACGCAATATGGATATGGCACTGACGGCGATCGACTACGCCGACTACCGCCGGCGCGCGGATGAATCGGCCAAGAACGGCAAGCTGCGCGGTTTTGGATTAGCCAACGTGATCGAACGCGCTGCGGCTCTCGGCGAGGAAACCGCCGAAATTCGTTTCGATCCTTCGGGTGGAGTCACGCTGCTTATGGGGACCCATTCCCATGGCCAAGGGCACGAAACGGTATTCAAACAACTTCTATCCGGAAAGCTCGGGTTAGATTTCGATAACGTCCGCTATGTACAGGGCGATACCGATCTTGTCGCGCACGGCTTCGGCACTTTTGGTTCGCGGTCATCCGGCCTGGGTGGCGCAGCGTTGGCGCGTGCCGCGGACAAGATCATCGAAAAGTGTCGACTGATCGTGGCGCACGCGATGGAAGCCGACCCCACCGATATCGAATTTGCGAGCGGCGTCTTCTCTGTCGTCGGCACCGATCGCAGGACCACGCTCCTTGAGGCGGCGGCGCAGGCGTTCAACGCTCCGAAGCTACCGCCTGGTATGGAGCCCGGACTGCACGAACGCGCAGCTTTTTCGCCTATCGGTGCAACCTTTCCCAACGGTTGCCATGCCTGCGAAGTTGAGATCGACCCTGAAACCGGCGTGGTGGAGATTCTCCGCTACGTCGTCGTGGACGATGTCGGCAATGTCATGAATCCGATGCTGCTGAAGGGCCAGATCCATGGCGGCATTGCCCAAGGTATCGGGCAGATTGGGATGGAAGACATCGTGTGGGACACCGAAAGCGGGCAGCAGCTCTCGGGATCCTTTATGGACTACTGCATGCCGCGGGCCCTTGATCTCCCGTTTTTTGAAGTTCTTAGCAACCCGGTCCCGACGGCCCTGAATCCGCTCGGAATCAAAGGGGCGGGCGAAGCCGGCACGGTTGGGGCAATGCCGTGTTTGATGAATGCCATCATCGATGCACTCGGCGCACGCGGCGTGCACACCTTGGACATGCCCGCGACACCGCACCGTGTATGGTCGGCGCTCCAGCGAGACTAGGCCGTAGCGCGTGCTTCAATAGCGAGCGGGCGTTCCAGAATGCGTTTCAGTTCACCTGCCGGCACCGGGGGTGAGATGAAATACCCTTGTGCGTAGTCGCAGCCGGCGTTGGTCAGATAGTCGAACGCGACTTGGGTTTCGACGCCTTCGGCACAAACGCTCAAGCCAAGATTATGGGCGAGATCGACGATAGACCGAACGATGTGCGCGGCTTCGTCGTCGCTTGGCAATGAATGGACGAAGGATCGATCGATCTTTAATTCGCCGAACGGCATCCGATAGAGCTGAATGAGCGAGGAGTATCCAGTGCCGAAATCGTCGATCGAAAGTTGAATCCCTTTGAGGCGAAATCGAGTCAGGATGTCCATGGACAACGCCACATTTTGCATGGCCCCCGTTTCGGTAACTTCTAGGATGAGATATGCGGGCGCGATTCCGCCATCTTTCAAGAGTGCGGCGATGGTGTCGGGTAACGTGATGTCCGTAAGCAAAGCCGGCGAGAGGTTGACCGCCGCAGCGAGCTGATGTCCTGCCGCGTGCCATCCTTTTAGGTCGTCGATCACGCGTTCGAGCATCTCCAACGTAAGGGGCAAAATGGCTCC includes the following:
- a CDS encoding TonB family protein, which gives rise to MRSLGFTLFLSTTVHAVAAVALLVGFSSTGSPDHPNIIVTDLIFEVEAASTEPAPGTEIAAAAYAATALPELEHPEEVSGSAPTDRANESTDPTTPSPASGIATKGESAPPIREESDGVSVGSEQDHMPSDFRTAEQHPVEKAAVATPISAADRKPSWTGHAPRNKPMPPPSQATSVATPPVGDPPVTAAQAQSGPTTEDNTPSVTRGGPTAMPTAIQHALSLAALPPSRASGVAPTDEVGREPARYAGTALGNRPPKYPYAARRTGAEGRVVIEVSVGRNGGVLNASVAESSGHRLLDRSALEAVRNWTFIPARRSGHPVASTIAVPIVFLLASETTSARE
- a CDS encoding xanthine dehydrogenase family protein molybdopterin-binding subunit, whose translation is MKAGLGEAVVRAEDDRLLCGRGRYTDDHVLPGEARAVVLRSPHAAAEILSIDTEHAVAIPGVLSVLTGEDVVAAGLGFAASMADYKRPDGTPMFKAPRRPLVVDGRVRFVGDPVAFVVAETLEIARAAAEAIQVDYKPVAAVIDTLEALNPDAVAVWEDCPDNVSFRFEAGDQAAVAAAFARADHVTRLDLIVNRVSAAPMEPRAAVAAFDPVEERLVLYCGVQNPHITRRVLARQFLNIPESQLRVVSPDMGGAFGMRSSPYPEMSLVLHAARLLRRPVRWTIERSEAFIADDQARDNRTHAELALDKDGTFLALRVQTVAALGAYVSMGGAGPATLNVGGLAGVYRTPAIHVTVTGALANTPSTAAYRGAGRPEASYTIERLIDAAARELGIDRVDLRRRNTISPDEMPFKTGLVFTYDCGEFERNMDMALTAIDYADYRRRADESAKNGKLRGFGLANVIERAAALGEETAEIRFDPSGGVTLLMGTHSHGQGHETVFKQLLSGKLGLDFDNVRYVQGDTDLVAHGFGTFGSRSSGLGGAALARAADKIIEKCRLIVAHAMEADPTDIEFASGVFSVVGTDRRTTLLEAAAQAFNAPKLPPGMEPGLHERAAFSPIGATFPNGCHACEVEIDPETGVVEILRYVVVDDVGNVMNPMLLKGQIHGGIAQGIGQIGMEDIVWDTESGQQLSGSFMDYCMPRALDLPFFEVLSNPVPTALNPLGIKGAGEAGTVGAMPCLMNAIIDALGARGVHTLDMPATPHRVWSALQRD
- a CDS encoding EAL domain-containing response regulator, which translates into the protein MDRVPKLLAADDEPGILHVVEEVAESMGFAVRTGENGAAFWQHYEAFTPDVIMLDLVMPDCDGVEVLRRLAGADCRSKIILMSGMDDRTLRSAERIAANLELDIAGYLRKPFSVSSMRELLSKGRGVPASIIDAKRLATGIEKGEFVNYYQPKVLLPNRQQRSSIMGVEVLSRWNHPHIGLVGPDQYVWIAEESGAILPLTLEMLERVIDDLKGWHAAGHQLAAAVNLSPALLTDITLPDTIAALLKDGGIAPAYLILEVTETGAMQNVALSMDILTRFRLKGIQLSIDDFGTGYSSLIQLYRMPFGELKIDRSFVHSLPSDDEAAHIVRSIVDLAHNLGLSVCAEGVETQVAFDYLTNAGCDYAQGYFISPPVPAGELKRILERPLAIEARATA